Part of the Vigna angularis cultivar LongXiaoDou No.4 chromosome 1, ASM1680809v1, whole genome shotgun sequence genome, TCAACACGTCCacactaaaaatataataacaacacTTTTGTGTTAGGGAGGAGGTGGGGGTCTGTTAATCTGAACATCTGGGaacaataaaattaacaataaaaccATATCAAGACAGAGGCAGGTTCAGAATTATAGCATATTTAGTTAggcttaaaagaaaaaaagatgtttgtttttcaaaaaacttattaaaaagacaagaaaactaaaacaaattaaatcaaagaTGCGCAGTCAAAACAGTACAGTGCACCAGTGTGCGGCCTATGGCTACAAAGCGTTCAAAAGCAGAATGACTATAAGTTTCTTTctccttcatattctttataAGCTAATTATCATTCAACTCCTAGTTACCTAAACGGGTTggtttagaaaaacaattatacAGGAATGCCTATCATATTTATACAGCAAaaatataagaatcaaaatatgcTTTGACGGTTGCCTACTCCCTTTTTACTCGGTAATCggtgaaaattttgaaactaaCGAAACTTCAGATTCCCTCCTCCATTGGTTGTTTTAACCAACTGAACTCCTAAAAATCTATAGACAAGTCAAAAGCAGCTATCACCAATCATCGGGAACAAAGAAAACTCAACAAAACCCTTCGTCTATCCAAACTCAATCATCGTCTGAATCtgcaaaaaaaaatggaaaaagaaaattcctTCAGTAAAAATAAAGTACGTATTTACCCATGATGATGACTAAAGTAAGGATCTGTGTAGATGCAAAAAATTGGTTGCAACCAGATTCAGTAGTGATATTAATAGTACCTATTAACATATATCATGATTTAACTGAATAAAATACGTGATTTAAGAGAGGTTTGAAGTTTCACATTGACtaaagataagaccaatttatagaccaatttatagtatataagtgagtgcaaatctcaccttacaaaccgattttatagagttgaattagacttaaagtttATCTCTTAACATGGTATTAAAGTCAGGTTAGAACCTATCATAACAAAATTTGTTGGACATATCATTCCACTCGCTATTGGGCCGCTATTGAACCATCCATTAGTGTTTAGTCCcatgctcgagatgtatatacctcagcATGAGAaaggtgtgttggaagtctcacatggACTAGAGTTAAggtcaatttaaagtatataagtaggtgtaaaccttaccttacaagccagtttgtaaagttgaattaggcttaaagtccactttttaacatgatatcagaatcaggttagagcctatcctagtgaGATTTGTGTTGTTGGACATATGTTTCACCCGCTATCAAAACACTCATTAATGTCTAATCTCGcactcgagatgtatatatctTGACGTGAGAGGAGTGTGttgaaagtcccacattgactaaaaataagaccaatttataatttataagtgtgCAAGCCTTAAGTTGGGTGGGAGGGGATATAACACAGGAATGTTCATAAATTAGCACTTCAACTCTACCCGTGTCATTGATCCATGGTCACACATTATAATATCTAAAACAAGTGAACAATATATTTGGGTATACTTTCTCCTGAAATCTGAACCACCAAATTTTGGGTAAGAGGCTATTGGCATCCCATAAGATACAGGAATTGCAGAACATTCTACTCAAAAGTAACATTTTATATTGTACTCCAggaaaaataatactaaaaaacgATTCAGTGCAAGATAGtatgaaaaaaattcattgGCCCATATCCTAACACTGGACTGGTTCCAGAACAAAACAATAATACAATACTCATAATACCCTGTATCGATGAAACCTGCTTACCAGATCTTATATCCTCGCCAACTTTTCCCCTATTTTTCAGCTGTCTATAAATCATTGCACATATGAGCTTCCACCAGTATATATGGAAGATGAGTAGCATTATGAGCATTGTATTAAAAACGTAGTAGAGAAACATGTCAAAACCTTCTGACAGGTTTAGGCACTGTTGAAGATCAATGCTGGACAGTGGAAACAGAAATAAGATTAATAAATAAGCATCTACCAAAACAAAGtcaaataaatatgataaaaataaaaaagacaaaccTAGTTGCCTTAATAACccaaaaaggaaagaaaattagCCGCAATATGAGCCACGAAACTGCAAAGAATCCAAAACACACACTTGCACCAAACTCCCTTCCAGAATACTTGAAAACCTTGGCAGCTTCCATGAACACGTCACTTGCATCATGAAGGGCGAGGATTATGGAGCCAATCCTAAAAAAACTGTAAGTGTAGCAAGTGTAAGTTATCTCTCACAATTTCTATCTATGATTTTAGTGTCAGTTTTGCAATTCCAATTATCTAAATTACCCAACCTAATATAACAAAACCTAAAAAAAGTCTGAAGTCACAAGAAGAAAGCAGACATGAAAGAACATTCTAATCTATCGTAGAAAAAAGATACTTGTCCAGCATTTCTCAGTTCTAAGCATTTACAGAGACTCAAATCAAATCTAAGGCATACATCTATTTAAGTGCGGACATGATATTGTTTTATTGCATACAAGTTACATAGGTAATTACATAATACATGCCACAGACCATAATATGTAACTATCGGCCAGTATTAATGCTCTAAAAAGGTACATATAGGACTAGAAGTTTCAAGTATGTTTGCATTGATGGAAAAGAGTGGAATGG contains:
- the LOC108343571 gene encoding ceramide synthase LOH2 isoform X2, whose protein sequence is MRRRTPRTSPPRSISPSPVSRPGSSLTDSFFVSSLVLYYMCQCGFYIYSIAAILTWETRRKDFSVMFTHHVITVLLIGCSYLTSFFRIGSIILALHDASDVFMEAAKVFKYSGREFGASVCFGFFAVSWLILRLIFFPFWVIKATSIDLQQCLNLSEGFDMFLYYVFNTMLIMLLIFHIYWWKLICAMIYRQLKNRGKVGEDIRSDSDDD